The following are encoded in a window of Lacinutrix sp. WUR7 genomic DNA:
- a CDS encoding response regulator transcription factor, translating to MNTSIIIADDHPLMLRGIQDFLTSKGFNILGSAPDGQAAYNLIVKEKPDIALLDIRMPYMTGLEVAEKCKKNNIETKIILITFDKEEEIFDKAKSLGIYGYILKEFAIEEIETCIAHVEMDEPYFSEEIADYLNKSESTIDTTALEKLTKSERRVVLFIAENMTSQQIADKLFISVRTIEKHRSNIVAKLNLDNKPTALSIWANLNKDNF from the coding sequence ATGAACACTTCTATAATAATAGCAGACGATCATCCTTTAATGCTTCGTGGCATTCAAGATTTTTTAACCTCTAAGGGTTTTAATATCTTAGGAAGTGCTCCAGATGGACAGGCAGCCTACAATCTTATTGTCAAAGAAAAACCAGACATTGCTCTTTTAGACATTCGAATGCCTTACATGACAGGTTTAGAAGTAGCTGAAAAATGCAAAAAAAACAATATTGAAACCAAAATAATCTTAATCACTTTTGATAAAGAAGAGGAGATTTTTGATAAAGCCAAATCACTTGGTATTTATGGTTATATATTAAAAGAGTTCGCTATTGAAGAAATTGAAACATGTATAGCACATGTAGAAATGGACGAGCCTTACTTTAGCGAAGAGATTGCAGACTACCTTAACAAATCGGAATCTACTATAGACACAACTGCACTTGAAAAACTTACTAAATCGGAAAGAAGAGTTGTGCTATTTATAGCAGAAAACATGACTAGCCAGCAAATAGCAGATAAACTTTTTATTTCGGTTAGAACTATTGAGAAACATCGCTCTAATATAGTAGCGAAGTTAAACCTTGATAATAAACCAACAGCGCTATCTATTTGGGCAAACCTAAATAAAGACAACTTTTAA
- a CDS encoding retropepsin-like aspartic protease, which produces MKTLQEFLGKQEYLKIKLKLTKTNHFEIKASINGIKGLFILDTGASSSCVGFEAIETFGLKVKDSKIKAAGAGATNMLTQISKKNKLKIGRWKNEKTALILFNLTHVNTALTNHNAKPVDGIIGADILKKGKAIIDYEKKYLYLKKP; this is translated from the coding sequence ATGAAAACTTTACAAGAGTTTTTAGGGAAACAAGAGTATTTAAAAATAAAGCTCAAGCTTACTAAAACAAATCATTTTGAAATAAAAGCCTCCATAAATGGAATAAAAGGGCTTTTTATTTTAGACACTGGTGCGTCTAGCTCCTGTGTTGGTTTTGAAGCTATAGAAACTTTTGGCCTTAAGGTGAAAGATTCTAAAATTAAAGCTGCTGGTGCTGGTGCTACAAATATGTTAACGCAAATTTCTAAAAAAAACAAATTAAAAATAGGTCGTTGGAAAAACGAAAAAACAGCACTTATACTATTTAACCTTACACATGTTAATACTGCGCTTACTAATCATAATGCAAAACCAGTAGATGGTATTATTGGTGCAGATATATTAAAAAAGGGAAAAGCGATAATAGATTACGAAAAGAAATATTTGTACTTGAAAAAACCTTAA
- a CDS encoding TatD family hydrolase: protein MIITDTHTHLYSEAFDEDRHETIERAIAANVTRFFIPAIDSTYTESMLQLEEDFPENVHLMMGLHPTHVKENYKEELAHVEEMLAKRKFVAIGEIGIDLYWDKTTLGIQQDAFRHQIKLAKKYKLPIVIHCRDAFNEIFEILEEEKDDTLFGIFHCFTGTLEQAHQAISYNMKLGIGGVVTFKNGKIDQFLNQIDLKHIVLETDSPYLAPKPYRGKRNESSYIVKVLEKIAAIYEVTEEEVAAITTENSKEIFSL from the coding sequence ATGATAATTACAGATACACATACACATTTATATAGTGAAGCCTTTGATGAAGATAGACACGAAACAATAGAACGTGCTATAGCAGCTAATGTTACTCGTTTTTTTATTCCAGCAATAGATTCTACATATACGGAGTCTATGTTGCAACTAGAGGAAGATTTCCCAGAAAATGTACATTTAATGATGGGGTTGCATCCAACACACGTAAAAGAAAACTATAAAGAAGAACTTGCACATGTAGAAGAAATGCTAGCCAAAAGAAAATTTGTAGCTATTGGAGAAATCGGTATAGATTTGTATTGGGACAAAACTACTTTAGGTATTCAACAAGACGCTTTTAGACATCAAATTAAATTGGCTAAAAAGTATAAGCTTCCTATAGTTATTCATTGTAGAGATGCCTTTAATGAAATTTTTGAAATTTTAGAAGAGGAAAAGGACGATACCCTTTTCGGAATTTTTCATTGCTTCACAGGAACTTTAGAGCAAGCGCATCAAGCAATTTCCTATAATATGAAACTTGGTATTGGAGGTGTAGTTACTTTTAAAAACGGAAAAATAGATCAGTTCCTCAATCAAATAGATTTAAAACATATTGTTTTAGAAACCGATTCGCCATATTTAGCACCAAAACCATATCGAGGAAAACGTAACGAAAGTAGTTATATAGTAAAGGTGTTAGAAAAAATTGCCGCCATCTACGAGGTTACTGAAGAAGAAGTTGCAGCTATTACCACAGAAAATTCAAAAGAAATATTTAGTCTATAA
- a CDS encoding asparaginase, with the protein MSNNQPNILLVYTGGTIGMIKDSKTGALRAFDFKNLSDKIPELNLLDCTIEAISFSEPIDSSNMNPKYWSQIATIIEDNYNQFDGFVVLHGSDTMSYTASALSFMLENLSKPVIFTGSQLPIGDLRTDAKENLITSIQIASLQKNKKPVIQEVGLYFEYKLYRANRTTKINAEHFEAFASLNYPDLVESGVHLKVYQEYLLKPKKASKLKVFKNFNENIALVKLFPGISKALLESIFATPNLKGIILETYGAGNCTTEKWFTDLLENVIQKGIHIINVTQCSGGSVAMGQYETSEKLKKIGVISGKDITTEAAICKLMYLLGQKIMAKTFKITFETPLRGEMS; encoded by the coding sequence ATGTCTAATAATCAGCCAAACATACTGTTAGTGTATACAGGAGGAACTATAGGAATGATTAAAGATTCTAAAACAGGAGCTTTAAGGGCTTTTGATTTTAAAAATCTATCCGATAAAATTCCAGAACTTAATTTATTAGATTGTACTATTGAAGCTATTTCCTTTAGCGAACCCATAGATTCTAGTAATATGAATCCGAAATATTGGTCGCAAATCGCTACAATTATTGAAGATAACTATAATCAGTTTGATGGATTTGTAGTTTTACATGGTAGTGACACGATGAGTTATACCGCATCTGCTTTAAGTTTTATGTTAGAAAATTTAAGCAAACCAGTAATATTTACCGGGTCGCAATTACCAATAGGGGATTTACGTACAGATGCAAAAGAAAATTTAATAACCTCTATACAAATAGCATCTTTGCAAAAAAACAAGAAACCCGTTATTCAAGAAGTCGGTTTATATTTTGAATACAAATTATATAGAGCCAATAGAACCACTAAAATAAATGCAGAACATTTTGAAGCTTTTGCATCCTTAAATTATCCAGATTTAGTAGAATCTGGAGTACATTTAAAAGTATATCAGGAGTATTTATTAAAACCTAAAAAAGCGAGTAAGCTAAAAGTTTTTAAAAATTTTAATGAAAATATTGCGTTGGTAAAACTGTTTCCAGGAATCTCAAAAGCACTTTTAGAATCTATTTTTGCTACTCCAAATCTAAAAGGAATTATTTTAGAAACATACGGCGCAGGAAACTGTACAACAGAAAAATGGTTTACAGATTTACTAGAAAATGTGATACAAAAAGGGATACATATTATTAATGTAACACAGTGTTCTGGTGGAAGTGTTGCCATGGGACAGTATGAAACTAGCGAAAAACTTAAGAAAATAGGGGTAATTTCAGGAAAAGACATAACAACAGAAGCCGCTATTTGTAAATTAATGTATTTATTAGGGCAAAAAATAATGGCTAAAACGTTCAAAATCACCTTTGAAACTCCTTTACGTGGAGAAATGAGTTAA
- a CDS encoding MotA/TolQ/ExbB proton channel family protein, which yields MKRLFSILAIVCFMAFGTANATTNASTIATTVVTTQDDAADATTVESEGFHQELKRRFIEGGPGFMGIVLLCLILGLAIAIERIIFLNLSTTNTKKLTQNVEDALQSGGLEAAKEVCRNTKGPVASIFYQGLDRADGDLEAAEKAVVAYGGVQMGQLEKNVSWISLFIALAPMLGFMGTVIGMIQAFDRIEAAGDMQPSLVAGGIKVALLTTVFGLVVAIILQIFYNYIISKIDSIVNDMEDSSINLMDMLSRYKK from the coding sequence ATGAAAAGATTATTTTCAATTCTAGCCATAGTATGTTTTATGGCTTTCGGAACAGCAAATGCAACAACTAATGCAAGCACTATTGCAACTACAGTTGTTACAACTCAAGATGATGCAGCAGATGCAACAACAGTTGAATCAGAAGGATTTCACCAAGAACTTAAAAGACGATTTATCGAAGGTGGACCAGGATTCATGGGAATCGTATTATTATGTTTAATTCTTGGATTAGCAATTGCTATCGAAAGAATTATCTTTTTAAACTTATCTACTACAAACACAAAGAAATTAACACAAAATGTGGAAGACGCATTACAATCTGGTGGTTTAGAGGCTGCTAAAGAAGTATGTAGAAACACAAAAGGACCAGTTGCTTCTATTTTCTATCAAGGATTAGATAGAGCAGACGGAGACTTAGAAGCTGCTGAAAAAGCTGTTGTTGCTTATGGTGGGGTTCAAATGGGTCAATTAGAGAAAAACGTATCTTGGATTTCTTTATTTATTGCATTAGCACCAATGTTAGGGTTCATGGGAACGGTAATTGGTATGATTCAAGCCTTCGATAGAATTGAAGCTGCAGGAGATATGCAACCTTCACTTGTTGCAGGTGGTATTAAAGTAGCACTTTTAACAACAGTATTTGGACTTGTAGTAGCAATTATTTTACAGATCTTTTATAATTATATCATTTCAAAAATTGACAGTATCGTTAATGACATGGAAGATTCTTCTATCAACTTAATGGATATGTTATCAAGATATAAGAAGTAA
- a CDS encoding biopolymer transporter ExbD yields MAKRAAPEVNAGSMADIAFLLLIFFLVTTTIETDSGLNRKLPPMEESEDDVIIKEKNIFQLEVNRQNQLFLKTGGEEKTIEIKDLRKAAVSFLDNGGGTGDNACQYCQGEKNPRSSDNFQKAIISLQNDRATHYDTYIAVQNEIIAAYNELRNREFRKANPSLDMSFVEASNAYSDARTPPATKAKLKEKLQEIKERVPQIFSEAEPKKSN; encoded by the coding sequence ATGGCAAAAAGAGCAGCACCAGAAGTAAATGCAGGATCGATGGCTGATATCGCTTTCTTGCTTCTCATTTTCTTCTTAGTAACAACAACTATTGAAACAGATTCTGGTTTAAACAGAAAACTGCCTCCAATGGAAGAGTCGGAAGACGATGTTATTATTAAAGAAAAAAACATTTTCCAATTAGAAGTTAATAGACAAAATCAATTGTTCTTAAAAACTGGAGGAGAAGAGAAAACTATTGAAATTAAAGATTTGCGTAAAGCTGCAGTTTCTTTTTTAGATAATGGAGGAGGAACAGGAGATAATGCTTGCCAATACTGTCAAGGAGAAAAGAACCCTAGATCATCTGATAATTTTCAAAAGGCTATTATTTCTTTACAGAATGACAGAGCAACGCATTATGATACTTATATAGCAGTACAGAATGAAATTATTGCTGCTTATAATGAGTTAAGAAATAGAGAATTTAGAAAAGCAAATCCAAGTTTAGATATGAGTTTTGTGGAAGCTAGTAATGCATATTCAGATGCTAGAACACCTCCAGCAACAAAAGCAAAACTAAAGGAGAAATTGCAAGAAATTAAAGAAAGAGTACCTCAAATATTCTCTGAAGCGGAACCAAAAAAGTCTAATTAG
- a CDS encoding biopolymer transporter ExbD → MSKFKKKKGGEMPAVNTASLPDIVFMLLFFFMVATVMRQNTLMIENKLPQADQVEKLDKKSLVMYIYAGKPSTNYKSQYGSEARIQLNDKFADVKDIAAFIAAERASKREEEVPFLTTALKVDSKANMGLVTDIKQELRKVNALKINYTTRKGDALEGLKK, encoded by the coding sequence ATGTCTAAATTTAAAAAGAAAAAAGGAGGCGAAATGCCAGCAGTGAATACTGCATCCTTACCAGATATTGTATTTATGTTATTATTCTTTTTCATGGTAGCTACTGTTATGAGACAAAACACTTTAATGATTGAGAATAAATTACCTCAAGCAGATCAAGTTGAAAAACTAGATAAAAAGAGTTTAGTAATGTATATTTATGCTGGTAAACCAAGCACAAATTATAAAAGTCAATACGGTAGTGAGGCTAGAATACAGTTAAATGATAAGTTTGCTGATGTTAAGGATATTGCCGCTTTTATAGCTGCTGAAAGAGCATCTAAAAGAGAAGAAGAAGTACCTTTTCTTACTACTGCTTTAAAAGTAGATAGTAAAGCAAACATGGGATTGGTAACAGATATCAAACAAGAATTGCGTAAGGTAAACGCATTAAAAATTAATTATACAACTAGAAAAGGGGATGCCTTAGAAGGTTTAAAGAAATAA
- a CDS encoding porin family protein, whose protein sequence is MKNILLILLCIFSFSDAFSQEEKNVEQVVDSLYKEDQFYIGVTYNLLVKRPKGVSQSGFSSGFHLGYIKDMPINVKRNMAIGVGLGISSNSFNQNMLIDKDNNSDYTYSVLDDNETSYSKNKFTTYMIEAPIEFRWRTSTATEYKFWRIYTGFKLSYVIANSSKFVGDSTIKHSSISDFDKMQYGFTISAGYNTWNIHLYYGLNTVFEKDAQLDNTSLDMHAVKIGLMLYLL, encoded by the coding sequence ATGAAAAATATTCTTTTAATTTTATTGTGCATATTTAGTTTTTCAGATGCTTTTTCGCAAGAAGAAAAGAATGTGGAGCAAGTAGTAGATTCTTTATATAAAGAAGATCAATTTTATATTGGGGTTACCTATAATTTATTGGTTAAAAGACCTAAAGGAGTTTCACAAAGTGGTTTTTCTAGCGGATTTCACTTAGGTTATATAAAAGACATGCCAATTAACGTAAAACGTAATATGGCTATTGGTGTAGGCTTGGGGATTTCTAGTAATTCTTTTAACCAAAATATGTTAATTGATAAAGATAACAATAGCGATTATACTTATTCGGTTTTAGACGATAACGAAACCTCCTATAGTAAAAACAAGTTTACTACGTATATGATAGAAGCTCCTATTGAGTTTAGATGGAGAACTTCTACAGCAACAGAGTATAAATTTTGGAGGATATATACGGGCTTTAAATTAAGCTATGTAATCGCAAATTCCTCAAAGTTTGTTGGAGATTCTACTATTAAACATAGTAGTATTTCAGACTTCGATAAAATGCAATATGGTTTTACTATAAGTGCAGGTTATAATACCTGGAATATTCATCTTTATTATGGGTTAAATACGGTTTTTGAAAAAGACGCACAATTGGATAATACAAGTCTAGATATGCATGCTGTTAAAATTGGTTTAATGCTTTATCTTCTTTAA
- the rpoN gene encoding RNA polymerase factor sigma-54 has protein sequence MLKQYLQFKLSQKLSPQQIQLMKLIQLPTQAFEQRLKQELEENPALEGGKEDNDSDYDDDLDNTKDEYDDNETIDAGDINIDEYLSDDEVPEYRTQVNNYSADDEEKTMPYAAGTSFTQHLINQLNTYRLSDEERDIAEFLVGSVDESGYIRRELSDIMDDLAFTQNVFTSEEKIEKVLKIVHQLDPAGVGARNLQECLSIQLHRKEQHPDVALATNIIDKAFEQFTKKHYKKLLQKFDISELQLKDAIHEIERLNPKPGGSYAGNNRRVEHVVPDFAIKIVNGELELTLNGRNAPELHVSREYNNMLKGYKDTKKKSKSQKDAVMFIKQKLDAAKWFIEAIKQRQQTLFVTMSSIMHYQEKYFLTGDERNLKPMILKDIADEIEMDVSTVSRVANSKYVDTPYGTKLIKEFFSESMTNDKGEEVSTREIKKILETVIEEESKKKPLTDEALAKILKEKGYPIARRTVAKYREQLDIPVARLRKKI, from the coding sequence ATGCTTAAACAATATTTACAGTTCAAATTATCTCAAAAATTGTCGCCACAACAAATTCAATTAATGAAATTGATACAGTTGCCTACACAAGCTTTTGAACAACGTTTAAAGCAAGAACTTGAAGAAAATCCTGCATTAGAGGGTGGTAAAGAGGATAACGATAGTGATTATGATGATGACCTAGACAACACCAAAGACGAGTATGATGATAACGAAACCATTGATGCTGGAGATATTAATATAGATGAGTATTTAAGCGATGATGAAGTACCAGAATATAGAACACAAGTAAATAATTACAGTGCTGATGATGAAGAAAAAACGATGCCTTATGCTGCAGGAACTTCATTTACCCAACATTTAATAAACCAATTAAACACTTATAGACTAAGCGACGAAGAACGCGATATAGCAGAATTTTTGGTTGGTAGTGTAGACGAAAGCGGTTATATACGTAGAGAATTGTCTGATATTATGGATGATTTAGCATTTACGCAAAATGTTTTTACTTCCGAAGAAAAAATTGAAAAGGTATTAAAAATTGTTCATCAATTAGATCCAGCAGGAGTTGGTGCTAGAAATTTACAAGAGTGTTTATCTATACAATTACACCGAAAAGAACAGCATCCTGACGTAGCATTAGCAACTAATATAATTGATAAGGCTTTCGAGCAGTTTACTAAAAAACACTATAAAAAACTCTTACAAAAATTTGACATAAGTGAGTTGCAACTTAAAGACGCCATCCACGAAATAGAACGATTAAATCCTAAACCAGGTGGAAGCTATGCGGGAAATAACCGAAGAGTAGAACATGTAGTTCCAGATTTTGCAATAAAAATTGTAAATGGAGAATTAGAACTTACATTAAACGGAAGAAACGCACCAGAACTTCACGTATCCAGAGAGTATAACAACATGCTTAAAGGGTATAAAGACACCAAGAAAAAAAGCAAGTCGCAAAAAGATGCTGTCATGTTTATTAAACAAAAGCTAGATGCAGCAAAATGGTTTATTGAAGCTATAAAACAAAGGCAGCAAACCCTTTTTGTAACTATGAGCTCTATTATGCATTATCAAGAAAAATACTTTTTAACAGGTGATGAGCGTAATCTGAAACCTATGATTTTAAAAGATATTGCAGACGAAATTGAAATGGATGTTTCCACGGTTTCGCGTGTTGCAAATAGTAAATATGTAGATACTCCTTATGGTACTAAATTAATTAAAGAGTTCTTTAGTGAGTCGATGACTAATGATAAAGGGGAAGAAGTTTCTACTAGAGAAATTAAAAAAATACTAGAAACCGTTATTGAAGAAGAAAGCAAGAAAAAACCATTAACCGATGAAGCCTTAGCAAAAATATTAAAGGAAAAAGGGTATCCAATTGCTAGACGTACCGTTGCTAAATATAGAGAACAATTAGATATTCCTGTGGCTCGTTTACGTAAAAAGATTTAA
- the asnS gene encoding asparagine--tRNA ligase: protein MNTNTVSQLLAKDQFGLEIEIKGWVRTFRAKRFIALNDGSTINNIQCVVDFENTDEDTLKRITTGAAVHIKGELVESQGKGQKVEIVVKSIEILGDSDPETYPIQPKKHSFEFLRENAHLRTRTNTFSAVMRLRSSLSFAVHKYFNESGFYYMHTPIITGSDAEGAGEMFRVTNLDAKNPPLTEDGKVDFKEDFFGKETNLTVSGQLEAESYAMSLGKVYTFGPTFRAENSNTSRHLSEFWMIEPEVAFMDLAGNMDLAEDFMKSVINYILENNREDLEFLESRLLDEEKTKPQAERSEMSLIEKLKFVADNNFKRVSYTEAIDILRNSKPNKKKKFNYIIEEWGADLQSEHERFLVEKHFKCPVILFDYPANIKAFYMRLNEDGKTVRAMDILFPGIGEMVGGSQREERLEVLKEKMAALDMPEEDLWWYLDLRKYGTAVHSGFGLGFERLVMFATGMTNIRDVIPYPRTPQNAEF, encoded by the coding sequence ATGAACACTAATACAGTTTCACAATTATTAGCTAAAGACCAATTTGGTCTAGAAATAGAAATAAAAGGTTGGGTAAGAACATTTCGTGCGAAACGTTTTATTGCCTTAAATGATGGATCTACCATTAACAATATACAATGTGTTGTAGATTTTGAAAACACAGATGAAGATACACTGAAGCGCATAACAACAGGAGCTGCAGTACATATAAAAGGAGAATTAGTAGAAAGTCAAGGTAAAGGTCAAAAAGTAGAAATTGTTGTAAAAAGCATAGAAATTCTTGGAGATTCAGATCCAGAAACCTACCCAATTCAACCTAAAAAGCACTCTTTCGAATTCTTACGTGAAAACGCACATTTACGTACACGTACCAATACTTTTAGTGCGGTAATGCGTTTACGTTCTAGCTTATCTTTTGCGGTACATAAATACTTTAATGAAAGTGGCTTTTACTACATGCACACACCTATTATAACAGGTAGTGATGCCGAAGGTGCTGGAGAAATGTTTAGAGTAACTAATTTAGATGCTAAAAATCCGCCATTAACAGAGGATGGCAAAGTAGATTTTAAAGAAGATTTCTTTGGAAAGGAAACTAATTTAACGGTTTCCGGACAATTAGAAGCAGAAAGCTACGCTATGTCTCTTGGAAAAGTTTATACTTTCGGACCAACATTTAGAGCAGAAAACTCCAATACTTCACGTCATTTATCTGAATTTTGGATGATTGAACCTGAAGTTGCCTTTATGGATTTAGCTGGAAATATGGATTTGGCGGAAGACTTTATGAAATCGGTAATAAACTATATTTTAGAAAACAATCGTGAAGATTTAGAATTTTTAGAAAGTCGTTTGTTAGACGAAGAAAAGACAAAACCACAAGCAGAACGAAGCGAAATGAGTTTAATTGAAAAATTAAAATTTGTTGCAGATAATAACTTCAAACGTGTTAGTTATACCGAAGCAATCGATATTTTAAGAAACTCAAAACCAAATAAAAAGAAGAAATTTAATTATATCATTGAAGAATGGGGTGCAGATTTACAAAGTGAGCACGAACGTTTTTTAGTAGAAAAGCACTTTAAATGTCCGGTAATCTTATTTGATTATCCAGCAAACATTAAAGCATTTTACATGCGTTTAAATGAAGATGGTAAAACGGTTCGCGCAATGGATATCCTTTTCCCTGGAATTGGAGAAATGGTTGGTGGAAGTCAACGTGAAGAACGTTTAGAAGTTTTAAAAGAAAAAATGGCTGCACTAGATATGCCAGAAGAAGACCTTTGGTGGTATTTAGATTTACGTAAATATGGTACTGCTGTACACTCTGGTTTTGGTTTGGGTTTTGAGCGTTTGGTAATGTTTGCTACAGGAATGACAAACATTCGCGACGTTATACCTTACCCAAGAACACCTCAAAACGCAGAGTTTTAA